In Maridesulfovibrio sp., a single genomic region encodes these proteins:
- a CDS encoding queuosine precursor transporter, which translates to MLSSTFERKAFTLLTSLFIGSLVIAAVVSSKIINIFGFYAPAGVLAYSLTFIVSDVISEVWGRERANEVVQCGFIALIAAIVLSWAALHWTPAPFWNGQEGFASVLSNTPRIVLASLVAYLVSQTHDVWLFHLLRGITGEKHLWLRNNVSTVISQLLDSTIFVTIAFYGIMPVTDIIIGQWFAKISIALLDTPFVYMAVSLIRNRAVPAHAS; encoded by the coding sequence ATGCTCTCTTCAACTTTTGAACGCAAGGCGTTCACACTTCTGACCAGTCTTTTTATTGGCTCACTGGTAATTGCGGCCGTAGTTTCTTCCAAAATAATCAACATCTTCGGGTTCTATGCTCCTGCCGGAGTACTCGCATATTCGCTGACATTCATTGTCTCGGACGTAATCAGCGAAGTATGGGGCAGGGAAAGAGCCAACGAAGTGGTGCAATGCGGATTCATTGCCCTTATTGCTGCCATCGTGCTTTCCTGGGCGGCATTGCACTGGACTCCGGCACCATTCTGGAACGGGCAGGAAGGCTTTGCCTCCGTACTTTCCAACACACCCAGAATTGTCCTGGCCTCACTTGTGGCCTATCTGGTCAGCCAGACTCATGATGTATGGCTGTTTCACCTGCTGCGGGGAATAACCGGAGAAAAACACCTCTGGCTGAGAAACAATGTTTCTACTGTAATCTCACAGCTTCTCGACTCGACAATCTTCGTAACAATCGCCTTCTACGGAATCATGCCGGTGACCGATATCATTATCGGACAGTGGTTTGCGAAAATATCAATCGCCCTGCTGGATACGCCGTTCGTGTATATGGCCGTATCCCTCATCCGCAACAGGGCCGTCCCGGCACACGCATCCTGA
- the queF gene encoding preQ(1) synthase: protein MKTTRSQDRTEQLVSLGKAGATEYNYDSPSPEILETFPNNFPDRPYIISIEYPEYTSLCPVTGQPDFATIIVEYIPDELCVESKSFKLYMGSYRNHQSFMETITNNMLDHFVGRLAPLWMRVKGIFSPRGGTALHVFAEHYKEESSLYPRVRETVREWKMESGRHSS from the coding sequence GTGAAGACAACCAGAAGTCAGGACAGGACAGAACAGCTTGTCTCTCTAGGAAAAGCAGGGGCGACAGAATATAATTATGACTCACCATCTCCGGAAATTCTCGAGACTTTTCCTAATAATTTTCCAGACAGGCCTTATATAATAAGCATTGAATATCCTGAGTACACTTCCCTGTGTCCGGTTACCGGACAGCCTGATTTTGCCACGATAATAGTGGAGTACATACCGGACGAACTCTGCGTGGAGTCAAAAAGTTTCAAGCTCTATATGGGCTCATACCGCAATCACCAGTCTTTCATGGAAACCATCACCAATAATATGCTTGATCATTTTGTCGGGCGCCTTGCTCCTTTATGGATGCGGGTCAAAGGTATTTTTTCTCCCCGCGGCGGTACAGCCCTGCATGTTTTTGCCGAACATTATAAAGAGGAAAGCAGTCTCTACCCCCGCGTGCGCGAAACCGTCCGGGAATGGAAAATGGAGTCCGGGAGGCACTCTTCTTAA
- a CDS encoding ATP-binding protein, which translates to MTDSLRLKISLGAGLILLLFFFSLGYYIVDSQQKLLKDNLYEHGNRIAALAARSCAEYLPRFSFFLVEDLALSIEQSPQVAFCEIFDRDGAPLLQSGNIISKAHVRKNKPSYGDDIMIVSSPITVDNENIGRVEIGMKLDKVKKEIGNKTINLVMLFSACLICTLIALDAFFQRIIIAPLRLLGTSTRKIARRQFVTVNLGNRMDEIGMLALNFNNMSRNLEGLYKNLEVKVQERTHELEAANRQLVKAIAKSEAMAVEAAKGTVAKSQFLAAMSHEIRTPMNAILGMAEILAESEMNSEQKRFVGILQESGEALLHLINEILDLSKIEAGEIAFENNEIDLDRIIGKAFRVTSHAGHGKGLELAYSINREVPVQVMGDASRLQQIFVNLIGNAIKFTERGFVVVETSLTQSAAVDSENQVLIHFAVRDSGIGIPEDKVEAIFDRFTQADSSTTRQYGGTGLGLSICKSLCEAMGGKIWIESKKGFGTSVHLKIPFERDPRGSIHNSPLKGKAILVLDDQDYSRHSFATRLASRTSKIEKAQSFEQARSFILDKAALPHSHDLYLVRDSIHEWSWQQTISSLTQLGVAEERIILLTTVGHDYIDNFKGMVQLSPPDLYSLEKSAKDIFERSRLIENEAYADKSSKVVSINSARTASRKMRSLNILLVEDNKANCMLIQLFLKELPHKLDIAHNGEEGFKKVQDQRFDIVFMDIEMPVMDGYECTRKIRTWESNTSTKPSMVVALTAHALTEAQEKIMAAGCDSFLTKPISKDKIIGTINELCNPYMS; encoded by the coding sequence ATGACTGACAGTCTAAGACTGAAAATTTCACTTGGCGCAGGCCTTATCCTTCTGCTGTTCTTCTTTTCGCTGGGGTACTACATAGTTGATTCCCAGCAGAAGCTGCTAAAGGACAACCTGTACGAACACGGCAACAGAATCGCCGCTCTTGCCGCACGCTCCTGCGCCGAGTATCTGCCCAGATTCAGCTTCTTTCTGGTTGAAGACCTGGCTCTTTCCATAGAGCAGTCTCCGCAGGTTGCTTTCTGCGAAATATTCGACCGGGACGGAGCGCCCCTCCTCCAGTCCGGCAACATAATTTCCAAGGCCCATGTAAGAAAGAACAAGCCGTCGTATGGGGATGACATCATGATCGTCTCAAGCCCCATCACGGTGGATAATGAAAATATAGGCCGGGTTGAAATCGGCATGAAACTGGACAAGGTAAAAAAGGAAATCGGCAACAAGACCATAAACCTGGTCATGCTTTTCAGCGCCTGCCTTATCTGCACCCTTATCGCTCTGGACGCATTTTTTCAGAGGATCATAATTGCGCCGCTTCGACTTCTGGGCACAAGTACACGCAAGATAGCCCGCCGCCAGTTCGTCACGGTCAACCTTGGCAACCGCATGGATGAGATAGGTATGCTGGCCCTCAACTTCAATAATATGAGCAGGAACCTGGAGGGGCTGTACAAAAATCTGGAAGTGAAAGTTCAGGAACGCACCCACGAGCTTGAAGCGGCCAACAGGCAGTTGGTCAAGGCCATTGCAAAATCGGAAGCAATGGCTGTTGAAGCGGCCAAGGGTACTGTTGCTAAATCACAATTTCTCGCAGCCATGAGCCACGAAATAAGGACTCCCATGAACGCCATTCTGGGTATGGCGGAGATTCTGGCGGAGTCGGAGATGAACAGCGAGCAGAAACGCTTTGTGGGCATTCTGCAGGAATCCGGAGAAGCACTGCTGCACCTGATCAATGAAATTCTGGACTTGAGCAAGATTGAAGCTGGAGAAATCGCTTTTGAAAACAATGAAATAGACCTGGACAGAATAATCGGCAAGGCATTCAGGGTAACTTCGCACGCAGGACACGGCAAGGGGCTGGAACTCGCCTACAGCATAAACAGAGAAGTCCCGGTTCAGGTAATGGGCGATGCTTCAAGGCTGCAGCAGATTTTTGTAAACCTGATCGGAAATGCCATAAAATTTACAGAACGCGGCTTTGTCGTGGTCGAAACATCGCTTACCCAATCGGCGGCGGTGGACTCGGAAAATCAGGTGCTTATCCATTTCGCGGTCCGGGACAGCGGAATAGGTATTCCCGAGGACAAGGTGGAAGCTATTTTCGACAGGTTCACTCAGGCGGACTCCTCCACAACGCGCCAGTACGGGGGAACGGGACTGGGACTATCCATATGCAAATCCCTGTGTGAAGCCATGGGCGGAAAAATATGGATTGAAAGCAAAAAAGGCTTCGGAACCAGTGTCCACCTTAAAATCCCCTTCGAGCGCGACCCCCGGGGATCAATCCATAATTCTCCCCTGAAAGGGAAAGCAATCCTCGTGCTTGATGATCAGGATTATTCGAGGCATTCATTTGCAACACGCCTGGCATCAAGGACCTCCAAAATAGAAAAAGCCCAGAGTTTTGAGCAGGCAAGATCATTCATTCTGGATAAAGCGGCCCTGCCGCACTCTCATGATCTGTATCTGGTGCGGGACTCCATCCACGAATGGAGCTGGCAGCAGACAATTTCATCACTCACACAGCTCGGGGTTGCGGAGGAAAGAATAATCCTCCTGACCACAGTCGGGCACGACTACATAGATAACTTCAAGGGAATGGTGCAGCTTTCCCCTCCGGACCTGTACAGTCTGGAAAAATCCGCCAAAGACATCTTTGAACGGTCCAGACTTATCGAAAACGAGGCTTATGCGGATAAATCGTCAAAAGTTGTAAGCATTAATTCCGCCCGCACCGCCAGCAGAAAAATGCGCTCCCTGAACATACTGCTGGTGGAAGACAACAAAGCCAACTGCATGCTGATCCAGCTGTTCCTTAAAGAGCTTCCCCACAAACTGGACATTGCGCACAACGGGGAGGAAGGGTTCAAAAAGGTTCAGGACCAGCGTTTCGACATAGTTTTCATGGATATTGAAATGCCGGTCATGGACGGCTACGAGTGCACGCGCAAAATAAGGACCTGGGAAAGCAACACCTCCACCAAGCCAAGCATGGTTGTGGCCTTGACCGCCCACGCACTGACCGAGGCCCAGGAAAAAATCATGGCCGCAGGGTGCGACTCCTTCCTCACCAAACCGATATCAAAAGATAAAATAATCGGCACGATAAACGAATTGTGCAACCCGTACATGAGCTGA
- a CDS encoding BMP family ABC transporter substrate-binding protein: MRFVILSLLIMLTFSGPAWAKQPVVGFVTGASGLGDLSFNDMSYGGVRKAQQEFNFKLIILEPGKNGESTEEDFTALIRQCDVLLLIGAQHEKLVREDSPKYPDKKFIVIEVPVRGRDNVSSVVFNQKEGSFLAGALAALMSKTGKIGFIGGTRVPPVADFEMGYVAGAKYGVPDIKIDIDYVSPPGDFSGFQNPQKGYAMAMNQYRNGADTIFTVAGLTGNGIIEAARTSGKFAIGVDSDQDSLAKGTVLTSMIKKLDVACYNELKSVMLGKFKPGPSFYGLKENGVGLSPMLYTRNMIPDEIFHRISEIRDKIIKKEISVEPAPSARSTDS, from the coding sequence ATGCGATTTGTAATTCTATCTCTGCTGATTATGCTGACCTTTTCAGGGCCGGCATGGGCAAAACAACCGGTGGTCGGATTTGTGACCGGCGCGTCCGGACTCGGCGACCTGTCATTCAATGACATGAGCTACGGCGGAGTACGCAAGGCACAGCAGGAATTCAACTTCAAGCTTATCATACTTGAGCCGGGCAAAAACGGAGAGTCTACAGAAGAGGATTTTACGGCCCTGATACGGCAGTGCGATGTGCTGTTGCTGATCGGAGCCCAACACGAAAAACTTGTCAGGGAAGACAGCCCGAAATACCCGGATAAAAAATTCATAGTGATTGAAGTTCCGGTCCGCGGCAGGGACAATGTATCCTCTGTGGTTTTCAACCAGAAGGAAGGCTCCTTCCTGGCCGGAGCACTGGCTGCACTGATGAGTAAAACAGGTAAAATCGGTTTTATCGGCGGAACCAGAGTCCCCCCGGTAGCTGATTTCGAAATGGGTTATGTCGCCGGAGCGAAATACGGCGTGCCGGACATCAAAATAGACATAGACTATGTCTCCCCTCCGGGTGATTTTTCGGGATTTCAGAACCCGCAAAAGGGATATGCCATGGCTATGAACCAGTATCGCAATGGTGCGGACACGATTTTCACAGTTGCCGGATTAACCGGAAACGGGATAATAGAGGCCGCCAGAACTTCCGGCAAATTTGCCATCGGAGTAGATTCGGACCAGGACTCACTGGCCAAGGGCACAGTCCTCACCAGCATGATTAAAAAACTTGATGTTGCCTGCTACAACGAACTTAAATCCGTTATGCTCGGGAAATTCAAACCGGGTCCGTCCTTTTACGGTTTAAAGGAAAACGGAGTCGGCCTCAGCCCCATGCTCTACACCAGGAACATGATTCCCGATGAAATATTTCACCGGATATCCGAGATACGCGACAAGATAATAAAAAAAGAAATCAGTGTTGAACCCGCACCTTCCGCCCGCAGTACGGATTCATAA
- a CDS encoding DMT family transporter, with amino-acid sequence MQRTKTENRSDANIIPVAAVLGAVLLWGSAFAAMKHLVGNLNPWAVMWMRTGIATLVLTPFAARLAGPVRKGKDRVALALMALFMPCLYFLFESYALTFTSATQAGLVSASLPLMVAVGAGIFFKEKTSVWGWSGLAISMLGVAALTMSGAPSADAANPALGNTLELCAMACAAGYMLLVKRLSASYGPWTITAVQNAAGCLFFLPGLYLLLRDGLGPEPGSVLAVAAYLGAFVTLGAFGLYNVGMSRLPAGKASAFINLVPAIAAFFGWIILDETLTFLQIMASGIIFAGVAMAQRGERIRQDLKRICGLAVPRADTASR; translated from the coding sequence ATGCAACGCACGAAAACAGAAAACAGATCTGACGCAAATATAATCCCGGTGGCGGCGGTTCTCGGAGCGGTACTGCTCTGGGGAAGCGCATTCGCGGCCATGAAACATCTGGTCGGCAACCTTAACCCCTGGGCAGTCATGTGGATGCGCACAGGCATTGCCACTCTGGTGCTGACACCGTTTGCGGCAAGGCTCGCCGGTCCGGTAAGAAAAGGAAAGGACCGTGTGGCGCTGGCACTCATGGCCCTGTTCATGCCCTGCCTGTATTTCCTTTTCGAATCCTACGCCCTGACGTTTACTTCCGCCACCCAGGCGGGGCTGGTCTCGGCCTCCCTGCCGCTCATGGTTGCAGTTGGCGCGGGCATATTCTTCAAGGAAAAAACATCGGTATGGGGATGGTCCGGGCTGGCCATATCAATGCTCGGGGTAGCCGCCCTGACCATGAGCGGAGCGCCTTCAGCAGATGCCGCCAACCCGGCTCTGGGCAATACTCTGGAACTGTGCGCCATGGCCTGCGCCGCAGGTTACATGCTTCTGGTGAAAAGACTTTCCGCCAGCTACGGACCATGGACAATAACCGCAGTGCAGAATGCCGCCGGGTGTCTGTTCTTTCTGCCCGGCCTTTATCTGCTGCTGCGTGACGGTCTCGGCCCTGAACCGGGCAGCGTACTCGCCGTGGCTGCTTATCTGGGCGCATTTGTCACCCTCGGAGCCTTCGGACTCTACAACGTCGGAATGAGCCGTCTTCCGGCCGGAAAGGCTTCGGCCTTTATCAATCTGGTCCCGGCAATAGCGGCTTTCTTCGGCTGGATAATACTGGATGAGACCCTGACTTTCCTCCAGATAATGGCTTCGGGAATAATCTTTGCCGGGGTTGCCATGGCCCAGCGCGGAGAACGCATAAGGCAGGACCTCAAACGTATTTGCGGTCTTGCGGTTCCACGCGCGGACACAGCATCAAGATAA
- a CDS encoding AraC family transcriptional regulator, which translates to MDNEKIRYLRPKEIEGLEIQEVINSNHSFPNHTHGVHSIGLMEAGGCYCRKPGSGSSFVRGGELALFNPGLVHSGVIKDSGTRISYRVFSFDNLLLGKALRDLAEKDGLPEFRSVVIRDTMVTASLTRLSLAAAGGNGRLALDTALARAAAVLLTRQCETTSRVPGTKEPVAVKRARDYLHENLSEKVSLEELSKVAGLSRYHLLRVFRETTGLPPHNYHLQVRIENAKRLLRHGTAFADTALLCGFSDQSHFGNTFRKYTGATPSQYTKI; encoded by the coding sequence ATGGATAATGAAAAAATAAGATACCTCAGGCCCAAAGAAATCGAAGGACTGGAAATTCAGGAAGTCATCAATTCCAACCACTCCTTCCCGAACCACACCCACGGGGTGCATTCAATCGGACTAATGGAAGCCGGGGGATGCTACTGCCGCAAGCCGGGCTCGGGAAGTTCCTTTGTGCGCGGCGGAGAGCTGGCGCTGTTCAATCCCGGACTGGTCCATTCCGGGGTGATCAAGGATTCCGGAACCCGCATCAGCTACCGCGTTTTCAGCTTCGATAACCTGCTGCTTGGAAAAGCCCTGCGGGATCTGGCAGAAAAAGACGGGCTGCCGGAATTCAGGTCCGTGGTGATCAGGGACACCATGGTCACTGCAAGCCTGACCAGACTGAGTCTGGCCGCAGCCGGAGGAAACGGCAGACTGGCATTGGACACGGCTCTTGCCAGAGCAGCCGCAGTGCTTCTGACCAGACAGTGTGAAACGACCTCCAGAGTTCCGGGCACCAAAGAACCTGTGGCGGTGAAAAGAGCCAGGGACTACCTGCACGAAAACCTTTCCGAAAAAGTCTCCCTTGAAGAATTATCAAAAGTCGCCGGGCTTTCCCGCTATCACCTGCTGCGGGTCTTCAGGGAAACCACCGGACTTCCGCCGCATAATTACCACCTGCAGGTACGCATAGAAAACGCAAAAAGGCTGCTGAGACACGGAACCGCATTTGCGGATACGGCTCTGCTCTGCGGCTTTTCCGACCAAAGCCATTTCGGCAACACCTTTCGAAAATACACCGGCGCCACCCCCTCGCAGTACACGAAAATCTGA
- a CDS encoding MGMT family protein has product MSANVFTARAIEVIRLIPRGRVATYGGVAALAGNGRAARQVVRVLHTYSRNEGLPWHRVVNREGCISLARGNGYEEQMELLMREGVEFGPGGRIDLDVFLWKPANKRQIDFDETCF; this is encoded by the coding sequence ATGAGTGCAAACGTTTTTACCGCAAGGGCCATTGAGGTTATCAGGCTTATTCCGCGGGGCCGGGTGGCCACCTACGGTGGAGTTGCCGCGCTGGCAGGCAACGGGCGCGCGGCCAGACAGGTCGTGCGCGTTCTTCATACTTATTCCAGAAATGAAGGGTTGCCCTGGCACCGGGTCGTCAACCGGGAAGGGTGCATATCGTTAGCCAGAGGAAACGGCTACGAAGAACAGATGGAACTGCTCATGCGTGAGGGCGTTGAGTTCGGTCCCGGCGGACGCATTGATCTTGATGTTTTTTTGTGGAAGCCTGCTAATAAGCGGCAGATAGATTTTGACGAAACCTGTTTCTGA
- a CDS encoding aldo/keto reductase, translated as MTHAVTVPVIILNDGVEIPALGFGTYKLNGSAGVESMVSAIRTGYRLLDSAFKYENEGAVGEAVRRSGVPREELLITSKVPGLRHRYDETLYTVEESLYRAGLEYYDFYLIHWPNPSQKLYVESWKALVEARRQGLVRSIGVCNFLPEHIQKLIDETGVAPSLNQVELHPYFPQQEQREWDRTHGIVTQSWSPIGRANEILSEPAVTSAAARLGKSAVQIVLRWHVQLGAIPIPKSSNPQRQAENLSVFDFELSEAEMNAITALGRPDGRRKDQHPAYYEEF; from the coding sequence ATGACGCATGCTGTAACTGTTCCGGTTATTATTTTGAATGACGGTGTCGAGATTCCTGCTCTCGGGTTCGGGACTTACAAGCTTAACGGCTCGGCCGGAGTGGAATCCATGGTCAGCGCTATCAGAACCGGATACCGGCTGCTGGATTCCGCCTTCAAGTACGAGAATGAAGGGGCAGTAGGAGAAGCCGTGCGCCGCAGCGGGGTGCCCAGAGAAGAATTGCTTATCACATCAAAGGTGCCGGGATTGCGCCACCGGTATGATGAAACTCTCTACACGGTGGAAGAATCCCTGTATCGCGCCGGGCTTGAATATTATGATTTTTACCTGATTCATTGGCCCAACCCCAGCCAGAAGCTTTACGTAGAATCGTGGAAAGCATTGGTTGAGGCCCGCAGGCAGGGGCTTGTCCGCAGTATCGGAGTCTGCAATTTCCTGCCGGAGCACATTCAGAAGCTTATTGATGAAACCGGCGTGGCGCCGTCATTGAATCAGGTCGAACTGCATCCCTATTTCCCGCAGCAGGAGCAGCGGGAGTGGGACAGAACGCACGGCATCGTGACCCAGTCCTGGAGTCCGATAGGAAGGGCCAACGAAATACTGTCGGAACCGGCGGTAACCTCTGCTGCCGCGAGGCTCGGAAAAAGCGCAGTGCAGATTGTTCTGCGCTGGCATGTTCAGCTTGGCGCGATTCCCATCCCCAAATCGTCCAATCCGCAGCGGCAGGCCGAGAACCTTTCCGTATTCGATTTCGAGCTTTCCGAAGCCGAAATGAATGCCATCACCGCACTTGGCCGCCCTGACGGCAGACGCAAGGATCAGCACCCTGCATACTATGAGGAGTTTTGA
- a CDS encoding zinc ribbon domain-containing protein YjdM, which produces MEKLPNCPKCNSEYVYSDGSSLICPECNFEFQAEEAGDAGEKVYKDANGNVLVDGDTVIVIQDLKVKGASSPIKKGTKVKNIRLVDPEDGIHDISCKIPGFGSMMLKTSVVKKG; this is translated from the coding sequence ATGGAAAAACTACCTAATTGTCCCAAATGCAATTCTGAATATGTATACTCTGACGGCAGCTCACTCATCTGCCCGGAATGCAACTTTGAATTCCAGGCCGAAGAGGCCGGGGACGCCGGGGAAAAAGTCTACAAGGACGCCAACGGCAATGTGCTTGTTGACGGCGACACTGTTATCGTCATTCAGGACCTGAAGGTCAAAGGGGCTTCCTCCCCCATCAAAAAAGGGACAAAGGTCAAGAACATACGTCTGGTCGATCCGGAAGACGGCATTCACGACATTTCCTGCAAGATACCCGGATTCGGCTCAATGATGCTCAAGACCTCGGTGGTCAAAAAAGGCTGA
- a CDS encoding flavodoxin family protein, translating to MNVLLLNGSPHENGCTRVALDEIAEELKKNGIDSELMHIGKDGIKGCNACMGCVKTGYCIMNDDKVNECIDLLKKADGFIVGSPVYFAGPNASVCGFLDRLFYMKADSYAFKPAAAITSSRRCGNSASFDRLNKYFTFAQMPIVSSHYWNTIHGTKAEDAKQDVEGLQIMRILGRNMAWMLKCIDAAKETVPYPSLEARTKMSFIR from the coding sequence ATGAATGTTTTATTGTTGAACGGAAGTCCCCATGAAAATGGATGCACTCGGGTTGCTCTTGATGAAATAGCTGAAGAGCTCAAAAAGAATGGCATCGACAGCGAACTTATGCACATTGGTAAGGACGGCATCAAGGGCTGTAATGCCTGCATGGGCTGCGTGAAGACTGGATACTGTATAATGAATGACGACAAGGTTAATGAATGTATTGACCTGTTGAAAAAAGCCGATGGCTTTATTGTCGGATCTCCTGTTTATTTTGCCGGACCTAATGCTTCGGTTTGTGGTTTTCTGGACAGGCTTTTCTACATGAAGGCGGATAGTTATGCATTCAAGCCTGCCGCAGCAATAACCAGCAGCCGTCGATGTGGTAACAGCGCTTCTTTTGACCGACTGAACAAGTATTTTACTTTTGCCCAGATGCCGATTGTCTCTTCTCATTACTGGAATACCATCCACGGAACCAAGGCTGAGGATGCAAAGCAGGATGTGGAAGGTTTGCAGATAATGAGAATTCTGGGCAGGAACATGGCCTGGATGTTGAAATGTATTGACGCAGCAAAAGAAACAGTGCCTTACCCATCGTTGGAAGCAAGAACAAAGATGAGTTTTATCCGGTAA
- a CDS encoding arabinose transporter — MSNSKINSIGQTTWRLSMLLPLMMIVFSTYLIVGVAMPVVPLYVSHELDFGTFAVGLTVSCGFLTALFSRIWSGHYADVRGAKQAVAIGLVAGTVAGLLYIVSLMFVSTPNAAISFLFLGRALLGICESFVITGATVWGLSLFGISHAGKVIAWLGTALWAAYAAGAPLGVFLYEDFGFLSTCLVTFALPLLTFLAILPLTGPESKKKAANVVTDTVQVLKSVWLPGLGLAFTAIGFGSITAFGALLFADKGWGSSWLVFTSLSLAFILGRLFFGHLPDKIGGAKVALVSVLIEGVGGLFIGFAPVPLLAFIGAAITGIGYALVYPGFGLEAVRLTPPENHGLAMGTYTAFLDLSLGIAGPALGLVADATGLTTVFLVSSAMVFCAFPLAVVLLKK; from the coding sequence ATGTCTAATTCAAAAATAAATAGTATCGGCCAGACAACGTGGCGGCTTTCCATGTTGTTGCCGCTCATGATGATTGTTTTTTCTACCTACCTGATTGTCGGAGTCGCCATGCCGGTGGTACCGCTCTATGTTTCCCACGAGCTCGATTTTGGAACATTTGCAGTCGGACTCACCGTCAGTTGCGGATTCCTGACAGCCTTGTTTTCACGAATCTGGTCAGGACACTACGCAGACGTGCGGGGAGCAAAGCAGGCTGTCGCAATCGGTCTGGTGGCCGGTACCGTTGCCGGTCTGTTATATATCGTGTCCCTCATGTTTGTTTCCACGCCGAATGCTGCGATCTCGTTTCTGTTTCTGGGACGAGCTCTTTTGGGCATTTGCGAAAGTTTCGTCATAACAGGGGCTACAGTCTGGGGCCTGTCACTCTTCGGAATTTCCCATGCGGGCAAGGTTATTGCGTGGCTGGGGACAGCCCTTTGGGCTGCATATGCCGCCGGGGCACCTCTCGGAGTATTTCTGTATGAAGACTTCGGTTTTTTAAGCACCTGCTTGGTCACCTTCGCACTGCCTTTGCTCACCTTTCTTGCAATCCTTCCCCTTACCGGTCCTGAATCAAAGAAAAAAGCGGCCAATGTAGTCACTGACACAGTGCAGGTCCTTAAATCCGTCTGGCTGCCGGGACTTGGGCTGGCCTTCACAGCCATAGGATTCGGCTCCATCACCGCCTTTGGAGCTCTTTTGTTTGCGGACAAGGGATGGGGCTCCTCATGGCTGGTCTTTACCTCCCTCAGTCTGGCTTTTATTCTGGGAAGATTATTTTTCGGTCATCTGCCGGACAAGATAGGAGGCGCCAAGGTTGCTCTCGTAAGCGTTCTTATTGAGGGTGTCGGAGGTCTTTTCATAGGTTTTGCCCCGGTCCCGCTTTTGGCCTTTATCGGAGCAGCCATAACGGGAATAGGCTACGCCCTTGTCTATCCGGGATTCGGCCTTGAAGCTGTCCGCCTTACTCCTCCGGAAAACCACGGTCTGGCAATGGGCACATACACTGCGTTTCTCGACCTCTCGCTAGGTATAGCCGGACCTGCATTGGGTCTCGTAGCCGATGCAACAGGGCTGACAACGGTTTTTCTCGTCAGTTCCGCAATGGTTTTTTGCGCCTTTCCTTTGGCGGTGGTGCTGTTGAAAAAATAA